Proteins co-encoded in one Sporosarcina sp. FSL K6-1522 genomic window:
- a CDS encoding tRNA1(Val) (adenine(37)-N6)-methyltransferase, which yields MENILRDDERLDYLLAEGLRIIQSPSVFSFSLDAVLLAKFAYVPIRSGKIVDLCAGNGAIPLFLSARTNAEITAVELQERLANMAERSVRYNNLDQQIDIINDNVIGIAAKIGHEKYDTVTCNPPYFLAHEASEKNLSEHVTIARHEIHLTLEQAVQSASELLKQGGKAAFVHRPGRLLDIVTAMRANRLEPKRLRFVYPKAGKEANTLLIEGTKDGKPDLKILPPLYVYGEDGEYTEEVRQLLHGQQS from the coding sequence GGTTAGATTATTTATTGGCGGAGGGTTTACGAATTATTCAAAGCCCGTCTGTTTTTTCGTTTTCCCTTGATGCGGTGCTATTGGCGAAATTTGCGTATGTGCCGATTCGCTCAGGGAAGATTGTAGATCTATGTGCAGGTAATGGTGCAATTCCTTTGTTTTTAAGTGCACGGACAAATGCTGAGATTACGGCTGTCGAATTGCAGGAGCGGCTTGCGAATATGGCGGAAAGAAGTGTTCGGTACAACAACCTGGATCAGCAGATTGATATCATCAATGATAATGTTATTGGGATTGCAGCGAAAATTGGTCATGAGAAATATGATACAGTCACATGCAACCCACCGTATTTTCTAGCGCATGAGGCGAGTGAGAAAAATTTGTCGGAGCATGTGACGATTGCACGGCATGAAATCCATTTGACGTTAGAGCAAGCTGTTCAGTCAGCGAGTGAATTGCTTAAGCAAGGCGGAAAAGCGGCGTTTGTTCATCGACCAGGGCGCTTGCTGGATATTGTAACGGCGATGCGCGCGAATCGACTAGAGCCAAAGCGTCTCCGATTTGTGTATCCGAAGGCGGGAAAAGAAGCGAATACATTGCTAATTGAGGGGACGAAAGACGGTAAGCCGGATTTGAAAATATTGCCACCTCTTTATGTGTACGGGGAAGATGGCGAATATACGGAAGAAGTGAGGCAGCTTCTGCATGGACAACAAAGCTGA
- a CDS encoding GIY-YIG nuclease family protein — protein sequence MDNKADHLFYVLECKDGSYYAGYTNNLDKRVRMHNEGKGAKYTRAKRPVQCIYQEGFETKREAMQAEYRFKQLTRNAKERYMEEGRKLNEITKEC from the coding sequence ATGGACAACAAAGCTGATCATCTATTTTATGTGTTGGAATGCAAGGACGGTTCCTATTATGCAGGGTATACGAATAATTTGGACAAGCGTGTGCGTATGCATAATGAAGGGAAGGGTGCGAAATATACACGTGCCAAGCGGCCTGTACAATGTATTTACCAAGAGGGTTTTGAAACGAAACGAGAAGCGATGCAAGCGGAGTATCGTTTTAAACAATTGACGCGAAATGCGAAAGAACGTTATATGGAAGAGGGGCGAAAGCTAAATGAAATCACAAAAGAGTGCTGA
- the rsmI gene encoding 16S rRNA (cytidine(1402)-2'-O)-methyltransferase, which yields MKSQKSAELGRGKLFLVGTPIGNLEDMTYRAIRILKEVDTIAAEDTRNTIRLCNHFDIKTTLISYHEHNIEVGGEKILAMLTEGKSVALVSDAGMPCISDPGADIVAKALVAGYDVVPVPGANAAISALVASGLAPQPFLFYGFLSRQKKERSVQLDNLKLREETVILYEAPHRLKETLRALQDHFGNTRRVVLARELTKRFEEFLRGTLEEAVNWADSNEIRGEFCIVIEGGDGTVAEEQVVWWQELDIHTHVSKLMESGELRSKEAIREVAKERGISRRDVYKEYHVES from the coding sequence ATGAAATCACAAAAGAGTGCTGAACTTGGAAGAGGAAAACTGTTTCTTGTTGGAACACCGATTGGCAATTTAGAGGATATGACCTATCGGGCTATTCGCATATTAAAAGAAGTCGATACGATTGCGGCGGAAGATACGCGGAATACGATTCGATTATGTAATCATTTTGACATTAAGACGACACTTATTAGCTACCATGAGCATAATATTGAAGTTGGTGGCGAGAAAATTTTAGCAATGCTTACTGAAGGAAAGAGCGTCGCGCTTGTGAGTGATGCTGGAATGCCATGTATTTCAGATCCGGGAGCGGACATTGTAGCGAAAGCACTTGTTGCAGGTTATGACGTGGTTCCAGTACCGGGCGCAAATGCAGCAATTAGTGCATTGGTCGCTTCAGGGTTAGCGCCGCAGCCGTTTTTGTTTTACGGTTTTTTATCACGTCAGAAAAAAGAGCGCAGTGTGCAACTCGACAATTTGAAGTTGCGAGAAGAGACGGTCATTTTGTACGAGGCACCTCACAGGCTTAAAGAGACGTTGCGAGCGTTACAAGATCATTTTGGCAATACGCGCCGGGTTGTATTGGCAAGGGAACTGACAAAGCGTTTTGAAGAATTTTTACGTGGGACGCTTGAAGAGGCTGTAAATTGGGCAGACTCAAATGAGATACGAGGCGAGTTTTGTATTGTCATTGAAGGTGGAGACGGGACGGTTGCTGAAGAACAGGTTGTTTGGTGGCAAGAGCTCGATATTCACACGCATGTAAGCAAATTGATGGAAAGTGGCGAGCTTCGATCAAAAGAGGCGATTCGTGAAGTTGCGAAAGAACGCGGCATAAGTCGACGTGATGTTTATAAAGAATATCATGTAGAAAGTTAA